In Chrysiogenia bacterium, the genomic window GAATCATCTCGCGCAGTTTGTTCTTCTCGAACTCCTTGCGGATGAGATCGCGCAGATACTCGCTGGTCGTGCTGAATCCGCGCTCTTCGACCTGCTGGTCGACGAATTCCTTGAGGGCCTCGGG contains:
- a CDS encoding type II toxin-antitoxin system ParD family antitoxin — encoded protein: MSTMNISLPEALKEFVDQQVEERGFSTTSEYLRDLIRKEFEKNKLREMILEGVNSPLVGQADAAYFKELRESLKTQK